The Candidatus Methylomirabilota bacterium genome includes a region encoding these proteins:
- a CDS encoding DnaJ C-terminal domain-containing protein → MHRDYYAVLGIAATAEPREIRRAYQRLARQYSPDVNFWDEAARALFTEIAEAYRVLSDPAARAMYDRLGHRMGGDALEAGRRGEDVHLAVELSFAEAARGAAFELDVPRFSPCSACGATGVSAGDPCPVCLGRGVRRVVDVVSVTIPAGVDSGTQVRVRGEGNAAPFGGPRGDLIVSTRVREHAFFRRQGEGVYCEVPISVWEALRGARIHVPTPTGEAVLVIPPGTTAGQAFRLRGHGLPKLAGEGRGDLYVTIRVEVPGGLDTRTDELVRELERLIPLSPRAGLARYAGGTQ, encoded by the coding sequence ATGCATCGCGACTATTACGCGGTGCTCGGCATCGCGGCGACGGCGGAGCCGCGCGAGATCCGTCGGGCCTACCAGCGGCTGGCGCGGCAGTACTCGCCGGACGTGAACTTCTGGGACGAGGCGGCGCGCGCGCTCTTTACCGAGATCGCGGAGGCCTACCGCGTGCTGAGCGACCCGGCGGCGCGCGCGATGTACGACCGGTTAGGCCACCGCATGGGCGGCGATGCGCTGGAGGCCGGCCGGCGGGGCGAGGACGTTCACCTGGCGGTGGAACTGTCGTTCGCCGAGGCGGCGCGCGGGGCGGCCTTCGAGCTTGACGTGCCGCGGTTTTCGCCGTGCAGCGCGTGTGGCGCCACCGGCGTCAGCGCCGGCGACCCGTGCCCCGTGTGCCTCGGTCGCGGGGTGCGGCGCGTGGTGGACGTCGTGTCGGTGACGATTCCGGCCGGCGTCGATTCGGGCACCCAGGTCCGCGTCCGGGGTGAGGGGAACGCCGCACCGTTCGGCGGCCCGCGCGGCGACCTCATCGTGAGCACACGCGTGCGGGAACACGCGTTCTTCAGGCGGCAGGGGGAGGGCGTGTACTGCGAAGTGCCCATCAGCGTGTGGGAAGCCCTGCGCGGCGCCCGCATCCACGTCCCGACGCCAACTGGTGAGGCGGTGCTGGTGATTCCACCCGGGACGACGGCGGGCCAGGCGTTCCGTCTGCGCGGGCACGGGCTGCCGAAGCTGGCGGGGGAGGGTCGGGGGGATCTCTACGTCACGATCCGCGTGGAAGTGCCCGGCGGGCTCGACACGCGGACCGACG